The nucleotide window CTGTCCAGACGGCGGCGTGATGATCGCGATGACCGGGATCGTTGACCATGGTCGCGTTCGCCCAGGTATCCGTTGAGGGTTTGTACCGCTTGGCGTTGAGGCTCGAACTGATTCCGCCGTACACGATCATTTCCGTGCCGGTCCAGACCGCCGTGTGCCCGTAGGTGGTGAACGGCGCGTTTGTTTTCTTGACCAGCTTCCAGGAATCCGTCACCGGGTTGTAGCGGCCCCCGGAGCCCGCCGTAAATGGGTTTCCGTCGGGCTCGCCGCCCCAGAAGATCACTTCTGTCCCGGTCCAGACACTGGTGGCGTTCTCACGAACTGGCGGCGCTCCCACCGTGCTGGTCGTCTTCCAGTTGTCAGTGGCGGGATCGTAGCGTCCGCCTACCGCGTAAAAGCTCCCCCAAATGACCATCTCGCTACCCGTCCATTCCCCCGAGTGCAGGCCGCGCGCGTGGGGCACATTCATAGTCGCGGTGCGTAACCAGGAGTTGGTGCTTGGGTTGTAGCGGCCGCCGTCGTTGTGAAAGGAAAAATTCTGGTCGAGCCCACCCCAGACGATCATTTCTTTGTTCGTCCAAACCGCCGATGCTCCTTCGCCATTGGCGATGGCGTTGATGGCGCTCGTGCGTGTCCACTGATTCGTTACCGGATCGTAAATTCCTCCCACCGGGTCGCTCCCGGCCCCGCCCTGGATGACCATGACCGATCCCGTCCACACGGCCGAGTGAGTCCAGCGCAGCGACGGCGCATTGGCCAGACTGGTTGGGCGCCACGTGTCAGTGAGTGGATTGTAGCGGCCGCCAGTGGTATCAACCGTGCCGCCCCATACGATCATTTCCGTTCCCGTCCAGACCGCCGAATGCCAATAGCGCGCATTGGGAGCGCCCGCTGGGTTTGTCTGTTTCCACGTATTGGTGGTCGGGTTGTAGCGAGCACCGTCCTGGTACATCTGGCCCATCGTGACGTCGTAGCCAGACCACACAATCATCTCGGTGCCCGTCCATACCGCCGGCATATACGCGCGTCCGGCTAGTGGCGCTGGCGCCATTGCCTTCCATTTGTTGGTTGTCGGATTGTAGCGGCCGCCGGTATGGACGGGAACGTCGATGATCCCGCCCCACACAATCATTTCCTTCCCCGTCCAGACCACGGAGCCATACTGTTGGCCGATCGGCGCTCCGAGTTGGCGCGTTGCAGTCCAAGTATCGGTCACGGGATCATATCTCCCTCCCGTGCGGTCGCCCGTCCCTCCAAAAATCACCATCTCTTTTCCACTCCAGACCGCGCTGTGAGCCGCGCGAGCGGAGGGAGCCCCCAACATCGCAACCGGCGCATAGGTGTCGGTGGCGGGGTTGTAGCGCGTGCCGTCGTTGTAATTCACACCGACCACTGCCATGCCGCCCCACACGATCATCTCGCTTCCTGTCCAGACCGCGGTATGCCAGTACCGGGCATCCACCAACTGCAGGGTCGGTTTCCAACTGTCGTCGCGGCAGTTTCCGTTTGGCGCTACGACCGGCATTGCATAGCTGTAGTTGTCGCCGGCAAGTTGTAGTGGTAGCTCTTGTCGCGTCTGCATCCACCACGTTTCAAATGGAACCTTGGCCCACTCGACGGTAGCAACGCGGAGGCTTGTCTCATCGATGCTCAGCACGGAAATCGCATAGAAGCGATGCGAATCTTCCCGAAGAGTACTGAATCGGCCCGGAGTGACACTGCCGGTGGTCCCGCCCACAGCTTGTTTCAACTCTCTTACGCGTTCGTCGAATGTCGCCGGCTCCATGCCGATTGCGCCACGCTTGGCGTTCAGATCCCGGCCTCGATGCCACTCCATCTCCGTATAGTGTCCACTCCCTGTGTGCGCGGCGCCCGACGCGAGTTCAGATAGCGCACGGGATTTCAAATCGCCGTGGAAACGCGCGTCGCTGCCGTAATAGCTTTGAATCAAACGCTCGGTGAGCGCCGGCCGCGCCAGACACTCCGCCGCCTGCAGCGGATCGTTGCCGACAGCGGCAAACAGTTCCGCCAGTATGTCGGGCGATTTGGTATGGGCTGCCATGCGATTCAATTCCGCCTGCAGTTGCTCACCGCCGACCGTCACATTCCAAAATCGCTGCAGTGCCATTGATTCCAGCACGGCATCTTCCGCCTTACGGTCGATCACTTCTCGCGGAACGGCCTCCGCAAATGAGAGCGTCGGTCCCGCGACTCCCGGCGCCACGCGGTGCTGCCAATACACCTGTTCAATGGCGCTTTGACAGGCGATGCGCTCGCCAAGACTCACCTGACGAGTAGCGACGGGAAGGCTCTGAGCACTCGAACAAACCGTAATCAACAAAGCGAACATCAATCGCTGCACAGGTACTCGCAAACGCACAGAGGCCTCCTCGGGGATTTTTTTTACGATTAAATGAATCGGAGGTGGGTATGACCAGTCTTTATAAGCCACCGCAACCACGGCAAACTGTGATTGATGTCACATGTCGACGTGACCTCAAAAAAAAGCGGCCCCTTTTGGGGCCACCCTTTTCAAAGAGGCAAAGTTGGCAGGAAGTCAGAGGTGACTGGATTGGCGCCGCTTGGGGGACCTGCTGCAGCGGCAACGAGAGATGTCGAGAACGTTGAAGAAAGTGACGTGGCTCATAACGGTTGCGGCCTCTTCGGTTATTTGTGAATGTGCACTTGCGGAACCAAAATGGTAAACACCGACCGAGTCTTCCCGTCAGTCGCAATAACTTGCACAAAATCAATCGCTTAGGGCGAATACCTTAGTTGCTTGCGGACGTGGAAGCGGTATTCCTGGGTGCGCCCCGAATGCACAATCCTGCACATTGGCTGCAGCCCTTGGCCCTCAGTCACTTTCGCGGCCCCTGAATAATTCGCATTGGAAATCCCATTTCGACCTTTGTTTTCATAGAACTGTGCGAGGTCACTTGTACCCAAGTTTGCGGGCTGTCTCAGTCGTTTCGGCGAGATGGTGTTCAAAACCGGGAAGAACGCCTTGAACCAGGGTTCGAAACTCCTGATTACGAATTGCTGGCAGCAGGGTTTCTTTCACGGCCTTGACCGCAGCGCTATGGAATTCAACCTCGTGCTGCAGGTAGGCACGGTCAAAATCGGCGCCAGACTTTTCTTGCAACAGTGCGATGGTCTGGGCGTGATCTTGCGCGGTGTTGTCATTGTCCGGAGGGATCGGTGTGACCCCAAGCTTACGAGCCAGGTCGCGCATCATCTGCTGGGCTTGTTCGTGATCACTCACAACCGACCGCGCTAGTTCGCGGACCTCAGCAGAGTGGCCTTTCTTGGCTCCGAGTCGGGCGGCCCAGATGTCTGCCGCGTTTACTTCATCGAAAATCGCGAAAATCTCGGCGTCGTCCAGCGCGTGCGCAGCGGGCATGGCGGCGGCAGGCTGCGGGCTCGCCGGCAGAAGAGACGGGTGGGCGATAACACCAACTAAGACGAGAAACACAGTGGTAGTGAAAGCATGCAGCATTTTCATTTGAATCTCCTTTTGGATACCTGCATAGTGTGCCCGACCCTATATGAAGTGACAAAGTCTATTAATAAATATATTTCATAGTCTGATACGATAAATAATATGAACCTGACCCACCTTCAATTCGCGCAAAGTGTCGCGGAGTTGGCTTCGTTCAGCCGCGCGGCGGAGAAGTGTCATGTTACGCAGTCCAGTCTCTCCACCGCGATTTCACAACTGGAAGACCGGCTCGGCGGGCGCATCTTTTCGCGAACCACTCGCAAGGTTGGGATTACCTCGTTCGGCAACCACATCCTGCCTTTGATCGCCAGTGTGCTCAGTGCGGCCGGCGAACTCAGCAAGGGTGCGCAGGAATGTCTCAATCCTGCCTACAAAATTATTCGAGTCGGTCTCACTCCGCTCATCGACTCGCGAATCGTGGCCGCGGCCGTCGAGCCGTTCAAGCGTCGCCACTCTGATGTCGACATCATCTTCAAGGAGTGCTATCTGAACGACCTGCAACAGCGATTGCTGGAAGGTACGCTCGATCTTGCGTTTCGGCCTTGTGGAGCGGCGGACAAACGAATAGGACGCCACGCGTTCTATGACGAAGAACTTTTCTATTTGCCGGGCAATCCATCACCAAATGACCAGCATGGATTGGGGCCCGTTCAGTTGGAGCAGATTGCCTCGGAAACATTCGCCTTGTCCGCAGGCTGCGGATTGGCTGATTCGATCCGGCGGAGTTTCCGGCAGCACCGGCTGAAAATGCGGGAATACCCGGGCCAGGCACTCAGTTATAAGGTGCTTGAGGACTGGGCTGGGCTGGGCGTCGCGTCCGCCATAGTGCCGAAGTCCAAGGTCTCGACGACGAACCGGAGCGCGCGCGTCCTCCAGAACTCGAGTGGCGCGATGCGGATCCGTTACGAAATGGCCTGGAATCGAAAAGCCTTTCAACCTGGGTATTTAAAGGATTTTCTGGCCCATTTCCACGCGACAGCGAAACGCATCGCGAGTGGTTTGTCGCAAATCAATACGACAAGCTAGGAGCGCAAGCCGCACTTTGCGGCACTCAGCGCTGGGGGACAGCTGTCGCCGTCCGCCGCTTCCAGCACATTCGATAGGGGAACAAAAAGGCCCCTCGCAAGGGGCCTTCTAAACCAAGTAAAGGGCTAGCTGTTGCCGGCGACGGTCCGCAGTTTTTCTGGCAGGAAGTGGTACGGCGGCCAGGGACCGGTCACCACCAGTTCGCAGTTCTTAAGCTGCTTGGCGGCGGCGCTATAGCGGTTCTGGTACTTCTCAATGTGCTTGGTGTCGATCAGGTGGGCAATGTCGAGGAGCATTCCTTCGGCGTTGACCTTTTTACAGCTGACTTCTTCCTCAAGCGGGTTGAAAAGCTTGTGCACCTGCACCGAGATCGCACGAGCCTTGGTCTGGCGCTCGCGATCACGCGAGGCCTTCTCGCGTAACTTGGCGAGGTATTCACGGCCCACGGTGTCCGGCAGGACAATCTCTTCCATGGCGCCCTTAAACGTGCCGTCGCGGACTACGAGTTTGATCCGCATTTCTGACTTGCCACGCAGGCGTGCGACACTCTCGCAGAACGTGCGGCGATTCGAACGAACAGCCTGACGGATGGCATCTTCGGTGTCGAAGATCGTCCCAAAACGGAATGGCAATACGACGGCCGTGCGGAAAGCCATGCTGACCACGCGAGCGTGTTCCAACACAGATTTTTCTTCCAGCTTGTTCGCTGTGCGATCGAATTCGCTGACGATGACCGCGAATTCGCCGCTCGGGTAACTCATGACCGGGGCACCACTAACTCCCTGGATTCCTTCAATCACGTAAGGACGACGGGCTCGAACACCATTGGCTAGGGTCGGGTGTTCTGTGAGGCAGTACGCGTACCACGCCATGCATTCTCTCCGAATTGCACCGGGGGTTTCTTGCACCCCTTTAGATTTTTGAACTTAGGGCTGTGCGTTTCCTACCTGGAAGTAAGTGATTGTTGCGACGAGATGAACGTTACATGCAACGTCCATTGATTGAGTTTATTCGAGGCCTGTGGATTTTGCAACCTTTGTTGCAAAAATTGCATCGAGAAAATGCATTTTGGCCGTCTCAAAGTGACAGCAATCAGCATTCAGCCGACGCTCGCTCGCGGCGAATGGGCCGCTGGTTTGGGGTTAAGTGCTGCTTTTTCGCGCCGCTGCGCGATCCTGAAGAGCAATGGTTACAGCGCGCAACATATCATCGGCGGGTGCGGGCTTACCGGTCCAGATTTCAAACTGGCGGGCGGCTTGATGGACGAACATTTCGACGCCGGGTATGACCGAGAGTCCCTTTGCGCGAGCGATCTTCAGGAACGGGGTCTCGACCGGGTCGTAGACCATGTCGAACACGACTTTCGCCTGCATCTCACTCTCTTTCAAAGGGCTTTCTGAGCCAGTCATGCCCACCGGCGTTGCATTGATGATGACGTCGAAAGCCATCTTGCGGAGGTCAGGTCTTTTGATCGTATGCGCCTTTGCCTGCCTGGCTAGTTTCTGAGCGGTTGCGGCAGTCCGGTTCATGATCCAGACATCGGCACCGCGCTCTTTGAGTCCGAACACAGCGGCCCTGGCGGCTCCGCCAGCGCCCAGGACCAGGACTTTGGCGCCGTCGATGGTCATCCGTTGCTCCAGAGGTCGAACCACCCCAGCTGTGTCGGTGTTGAAGCCGTAGAGCTTGCCATCCTGTCCGCGGACGACCGTGTTGCAGGCGCCAATCTTGCTGGTATGCGCGTCTGTGTTGTCGAGATGTTCCACAATGGCCTGCTTGTACGGCATCGTAATGCTGAGACCATGGAGCGGAATCTCGCGCACGCAGTGCAGCAGATCCTTGAGTGTCTTGGCGTGCAAGGCGAGATAAACAGCGTTGACGTTCTCCCGCCGCAGGGCTGTGTTCATGATCACGGGCGAGAGGGAATGTCCCACAGGATCTCCGGCCACGCCGTATACGCGGGTCGCGACGTCGACCTGTTCGATGCGATAAATGTTGCGCAACTGCTGCGCGCTGATTTGTCCGGGCGCAGTGCGCTGGTCCGCGCTGACGGCCGCAAATGTAAACATGCTGCCCGCGCGCACGCCCAGCACGCGGCTGATGATGCCTTGCTCGCCCATGCACAGGCCGACGAGGGCGTGTTTGTCGCTCTGCGTCTGCAGGAACTTCATCATCGCGACGTTGTCGGAAAGGGTAGTCGCCGTAGTGACGATCTTGTAATAATCGGCCGGGACGGCGAGCATTTTCTCCAGTGTCTTTTCCAACCCCTTGGTAGCGCGAAAATCATGAAAGGAGAGGATCAGCCCCGCGTGCGTGCGGAGACGCGCAACCACGTCTGGCTTACATCGAATTCCGCTCTCCAGTTCGAGATCCACGAATTGGCATCCAGCGGAGACCGCTTTGGTGAGAATTTCGAGTTGGGCTGCCAGTGATCCCTTGAAGTTGCCGCCATTTTCCGAACGCCGGCAGGTGGCGATCGCGGTCACATATTGGTGGGTATCCAGAAAGCGTTTGATCTTGAGAAGCGCCGAGGCCGGCTGCTTCAGATAGTCTAAACGGAATTCTAGAAAGGGGTTATCGCGCGCCATCGCTTCCGCGGAATTGACCAGGTCCTCGGCGCTATCGCTTGCCAGCGCCAGACAGACTTTGGGCAAGCGGAGCGGCAAAAGACGGGAAGCGATACTGTGTGAAAGAGCCAAGGCCATTGTTATAGAACGGCGCGATATTACAGGGGCGTCAGCGTAGATGCAACAAGGGATTGATAATGAGCTCCCGGAAACACTTTGGGAGCAGGGCGCCTGACACCCTCGTAACCTTGACCCGACCCCCGGCGCTTGTTACCTTCCGGCTGTAACCCCTTTTCTCAGAGAGAGATAGGTCGAGGCTGCCACGAATTACGGCGCTATCGAACCGGAGGTAACATGAAGAAAACAGGATTGTTAGTGCTACTGCTGGTAACCGCGGCAGCGGCTCAGCAGGCTGGTCCGTCCGATCCCGCTGGCGTGATCGCCACCACCGGCAACGTGCCAGTTGCGCGCTATCAGACGCCCACCGCAGCGGACTTGTATTGTGCCGGCTTCATCAGCAAGGAACGTGTTCCGGACGCGAAGTATGTAAACGGCGGCCTGCAAACACCCAATACGACCAAATTCACCAACGGCGAAATGGTCTACCTTTCTGGGACTGGCTATCAAACGGGACAGGAATTTACCATTGTTCGCGAACTGCGCGACGTCAACGAGTACGAATTCTTTGAAGGACAGCGCAAGCTGGTCCGCAGCAGCGGCCACCCGTATAGCGAAGTGGGACGCGTGCGCGTGCTCGATGCGCGCAGTCGCAGCGCGGTCGCGGAAGTGGTCTTCAGCTGCGATCCGATCAACCCTGGCGACGTAGCCGTTCCTTTCGTCGAAAAGACTCCGATTGCTTTCCATCCGCCCATTCATCTCGACCGCTTCTCGACTCCGAATGGAAAACTCACGGGCCGCATCCTGCTAGGGAAAGACTTCGACGGGACGATCGGTACCGGATCCAAGGTGTACATGAATTTTGGATCCAACCAGGGAGCGAAGGTCGGTGACTACTTCCGAGCGGTGCGCCCTTATAACCTCGACCTGAAAGATCCGGTGGATTCACTGTCTTTCAAGGCATCGACCTCGGAAGACACCCAGATGCGTTTGCCCACCTTCGAGGCCAAGCGCTTCACTCGCACACAGGGTCCGAACATTCACGTCGCAGACCTTCCGCGGCGCGCTGTCGGAGAATTGGTGATCCTTACCGTTTCACCGACGACCGCGACTGGCATGGTTGTCTTCTCGTTGGAAGACATTCATCCGGGCGATGCTGTCGAACTCGACGAGCAACAGTAAGCAAGCAACCGAAACTTCTTGCATGAGCGGGGAAGAGAAATCTTCCCCGTTTTCTATTTTTGGGCGAAAGCGAAATGCGAAGGACAAACGAGGGTGCGAGGAGAACGTCGGGGGAACGCGGCAAGTATCTGCCAGCTTAGCGGTAGTACATGATTCGAGAATCGCCCGGTATCATCGATCCAACCAACAGCAGCATGACGATCAACGCAGCAAGTTCCATAGAGCCCTCCCGGGCGAACATTCCACTCAGCCTACTTGCCTGCACGAGAAGCGCCAAATTACTTCAGTGCACTCCGCCGTTCCAGGCAGTGAGATGCGGGTGCAGCATTTGGGGTTGACCTGAAGAGCTGGACGTGGGAAGGCTACGGCTCGAACTGCCCGCAGGCTTAAATCAAATATTGCGATCGCCAAACACTTCCGCAGTGAAGGCTTCAAGAGAAGCTCCCTGTCGCCACGCATCGGTAGCGAGCCCAGCTTTGCGGCAAGTCTGTTGCAGGAAGGTCTCGCGGTCCCATCCATATTCACCAGGAACCTGTGGCAGGAGAAGTCCTCGGCGATGTCCAAGCGTGATCACCAGTCCGTGCCGGCCCACCTCTACTTCTTCAGGCTGAATCGGAAAGAGCGGCGAAAGCACACTCAACGAAACTTCCAATAGGGAACCTTCGGGAAGGGTCACAGGCTGGAATCGCGAATCATCGAAGGCAGCAGCCCGCGCCGTTTCCGCCACCGCCAGATACAAGGGAGTCACGGGTAAAGCGTATCCAACACATCCGCGAAGATGGCCGTGGAGATAGAGCGTCGTAAATACGCCACGCAGCTCAGATAGGCACGAAGAGGAAGGTGTCTTCGGCAAAGCGCGGTCGCCAAAAGCTGACACGATGGACTCATGCGCGATGTGTAACAGGGTCTGGCGATCGTCGGGAGAGTATACGGCGGGAGTAGTAGTGCGGTTTTCGCTGAGATCAGACAGCTTGGACATCGCGCTTCCTCCGCCGCGACAGGACGAAGCTCCTCCGGCGGCGCTGCTCCGACTTGCGGTCGATCCTGGACCAGAAGGCAATGAAGTAATCGATCGCCGAGACCAGGGAAAGCAGGACCATGAACCAGATCGCGAGCAGGGCAATCCAATACACGGGAAGAATGTAGAAGCTGAACAAATGCCACTCGTGCCAGCGATGCGCGAGAATCACCGCCACCACGGAGATGATCTGCACCAGCATCTTGAACTTGCCAAGTTCGCTGGCCTCAATCGTAAAGCCTTCTGACGCGGCAATCGAACGCAACCCGCTGACCAGAAATTCTCTCGCAATGACGACGACCGCCATCCACGCGGGCACCATCGCCGGGTTGAACTGCACCAGTGTGATGAACGCAGCCGCAATCAGCAGCTTATCGGCCAGCGGATCGAGCAGCATCCCCATGGTCGTGATCTGCCCACGTTTGCGGGCCAGATAGCCATCGATACCGTCCGTGATCGACGCCAGGATGAAAACGGTAGAAGCGAGCAACTCTTTTTCCCCATGCACGCTGGAGAAACGCGGGCTGATGAGGATCCAGATGAGTAGTGGGACGCTGGCGATCCGAGTGAGCGTGATGTAGTTGGGGAGATTCACGCGATGGCAACTGATGCGCCCGCAGGGCGGCCATGCTGATTATCCACCACCCGGCGAGGGAAGGCAACGGACGGAAGCGTGGTACCTCAATTTGAGGATCAATCGATTCGTCTCAGGACATCGCTTCCGCGATGCCCCGAAGTGCGAAGACGCAAGCGTTTTGCCAGGCTGCGGAAAGAGCTGCTTGGCATTGCCAGGAACTCGGCCTCGGCGGCTAAAGCCTTTCTCATAACAAGGCGGGTTACCGCAGCGGTAAACCGCTGCGCCACCCAAAATCAACGGCAACACCGACTCGTCCTGCAATCTGTGCCACAACTTGTTGACTCAGCGGTTAGGAATCGAAGCGTCCTACGACGCTTTCGCCTGCGTCAGACTCTTGAGCAGGCCGGAAGCAATGTCCATGACGCTGTTGTGCTCGGGCACCTGTCCATTGGGAGTCAGCTTGTCGATAATGCCGGGCAAGAGCTGTCCGATGGCAGAACTCGCCATGTCCGGAGAGATTCCGGCCGCTGCAGCCAGTTCCTTCACCTTGTCGGAGCCCAATGCGTGGTTAATCTGATCACCGGAAGCTGGCGGATTCGGGCCTGTGCCGACCCATTGAGACACTAAGCCTCCCAGTCCCTTGTCATGAAACGATTGCACCATGCCGGAGAGGCCGCCCGGCTGATTCTGAATCATTTGGAGGATGCTTGCGGCCAGTGGATTAGAACCACCACTTCCGCC belongs to Acidobacteriota bacterium and includes:
- a CDS encoding DUF4142 domain-containing protein, whose product is MKMLHAFTTTVFLVLVGVIAHPSLLPASPQPAAAMPAAHALDDAEIFAIFDEVNAADIWAARLGAKKGHSAEVRELARSVVSDHEQAQQMMRDLARKLGVTPIPPDNDNTAQDHAQTIALLQEKSGADFDRAYLQHEVEFHSAAVKAVKETLLPAIRNQEFRTLVQGVLPGFEHHLAETTETARKLGYK
- a CDS encoding DUF937 domain-containing protein, with the protein product MGLLDNLENQALSSLLGGGSGGSNPLAASILQMIQNQPGGLSGMVQSFHDKGLGGLVSQWVGTGPNPPASGDQINHALGSDKVKELAAAAGISPDMASSAIGQLLPGIIDKLTPNGQVPEHNSVMDIASGLLKSLTQAKAS
- the amrA gene encoding AmmeMemoRadiSam system protein A, which codes for MSKLSDLSENRTTTPAVYSPDDRQTLLHIAHESIVSAFGDRALPKTPSSSCLSELRGVFTTLYLHGHLRGCVGYALPVTPLYLAVAETARAAAFDDSRFQPVTLPEGSLLEVSLSVLSPLFPIQPEEVEVGRHGLVITLGHRRGLLLPQVPGEYGWDRETFLQQTCRKAGLATDAWRQGASLEAFTAEVFGDRNI
- a CDS encoding GvpL/GvpF family gas vesicle protein produces the protein MAWYAYCLTEHPTLANGVRARRPYVIEGIQGVSGAPVMSYPSGEFAVIVSEFDRTANKLEEKSVLEHARVVSMAFRTAVVLPFRFGTIFDTEDAIRQAVRSNRRTFCESVARLRGKSEMRIKLVVRDGTFKGAMEEIVLPDTVGREYLAKLREKASRDRERQTKARAISVQVHKLFNPLEEEVSCKKVNAEGMLLDIAHLIDTKHIEKYQNRYSAAAKQLKNCELVVTGPWPPYHFLPEKLRTVAGNS
- the aroE gene encoding shikimate dehydrogenase, coding for MALALSHSIASRLLPLRLPKVCLALASDSAEDLVNSAEAMARDNPFLEFRLDYLKQPASALLKIKRFLDTHQYVTAIATCRRSENGGNFKGSLAAQLEILTKAVSAGCQFVDLELESGIRCKPDVVARLRTHAGLILSFHDFRATKGLEKTLEKMLAVPADYYKIVTTATTLSDNVAMMKFLQTQSDKHALVGLCMGEQGIISRVLGVRAGSMFTFAAVSADQRTAPGQISAQQLRNIYRIEQVDVATRVYGVAGDPVGHSLSPVIMNTALRRENVNAVYLALHAKTLKDLLHCVREIPLHGLSITMPYKQAIVEHLDNTDAHTSKIGACNTVVRGQDGKLYGFNTDTAGVVRPLEQRMTIDGAKVLVLGAGGAARAAVFGLKERGADVWIMNRTAATAQKLARQAKAHTIKRPDLRKMAFDVIINATPVGMTGSESPLKESEMQAKVVFDMVYDPVETPFLKIARAKGLSVIPGVEMFVHQAARQFEIWTGKPAPADDMLRAVTIALQDRAAARKSST
- a CDS encoding LysR family transcriptional regulator yields the protein MNLTHLQFAQSVAELASFSRAAEKCHVTQSSLSTAISQLEDRLGGRIFSRTTRKVGITSFGNHILPLIASVLSAAGELSKGAQECLNPAYKIIRVGLTPLIDSRIVAAAVEPFKRRHSDVDIIFKECYLNDLQQRLLEGTLDLAFRPCGAADKRIGRHAFYDEELFYLPGNPSPNDQHGLGPVQLEQIASETFALSAGCGLADSIRRSFRQHRLKMREYPGQALSYKVLEDWAGLGVASAIVPKSKVSTTNRSARVLQNSSGAMRIRYEMAWNRKAFQPGYLKDFLAHFHATAKRIASGLSQINTTS
- a CDS encoding cadherin-like domain-containing protein, giving the protein MRLRVPVQRLMFALLITVCSSAQSLPVATRQVSLGERIACQSAIEQVYWQHRVAPGVAGPTLSFAEAVPREVIDRKAEDAVLESMALQRFWNVTVGGEQLQAELNRMAAHTKSPDILAELFAAVGNDPLQAAECLARPALTERLIQSYYGSDARFHGDLKSRALSELASGAAHTGSGHYTEMEWHRGRDLNAKRGAIGMEPATFDERVRELKQAVGGTTGSVTPGRFSTLREDSHRFYAISVLSIDETSLRVATVEWAKVPFETWWMQTRQELPLQLAGDNYSYAMPVVAPNGNCRDDSWKPTLQLVDARYWHTAVWTGSEMIVWGGMAVVGVNYNDGTRYNPATDTYAPVAMLGAPSARAAHSAVWSGKEMVIFGGTGDRTGGRYDPVTDTWTATRQLGAPIGQQYGSVVWTGKEMIVWGGIIDVPVHTGGRYNPTTNKWKAMAPAPLAGRAYMPAVWTGTEMIVWSGYDVTMGQMYQDGARYNPTTNTWKQTNPAGAPNARYWHSAVWTGTEMIVWGGTVDTTGGRYNPLTDTWRPTSLANAPSLRWTHSAVWTGSVMVIQGGAGSDPVGGIYDPVTNQWTRTSAINAIANGEGASAVWTNKEMIVWGGLDQNFSFHNDGGRYNPSTNSWLRTATMNVPHARGLHSGEWTGSEMVIWGSFYAVGGRYDPATDNWKTTSTVGAPPVRENATSVWTGTEVIFWGGEPDGNPFTAGSGGRYNPVTDSWKLVKKTNAPFTTYGHTAVWTGTEMIVYGGISSSLNAKRYKPSTDTWANATMVNDPGHRDHHAAVWTGKEMVVWGGSIDSGFVGPEGGRYNPTTDTWTSMSASGIDAPRMWPVGIWTGTEAIFWGGHDQLFGRDYNDGGRYNPQTNSWTLTNLANAPTPRVAQGVWTGKEMIVWGGANNPSGGRYTPASDSWQSTTLLNAPAVRYGGRWSTVWTGNQMIIWGGIEETQQGSLYCASGQPNIAPLGVDDAYVVKSAKKVVFGTARGVLTNDTDSNGDPLTAKIVSKATHGTLTFNANGSFIYKSAKGYVGTDSFMYQANDGLANSNVATVNVTVQ
- the pgsA gene encoding CDP-diacylglycerol--glycerol-3-phosphate 3-phosphatidyltransferase translates to MNLPNYITLTRIASVPLLIWILISPRFSSVHGEKELLASTVFILASITDGIDGYLARKRGQITTMGMLLDPLADKLLIAAAFITLVQFNPAMVPAWMAVVVIAREFLVSGLRSIAASEGFTIEASELGKFKMLVQIISVVAVILAHRWHEWHLFSFYILPVYWIALLAIWFMVLLSLVSAIDYFIAFWSRIDRKSEQRRRRSFVLSRRRKRDVQAV